A segment of the Strix uralensis isolate ZFMK-TIS-50842 chromosome 23, bStrUra1, whole genome shotgun sequence genome:
TCTCCCACGCCGGCGAGCCTTGCAGGCAAGAGGAGGACAGGGGTCCACAGAGcgtgcagggaggtgggagcctTGGAGAGGTGGCCTTGGGCAACCCTGTGCCCCTGGAGACAGTGCGCCAGGGGCCGTTTCCCTTGGCAACGTGGCCTGTGTACACGCAGAGAGGTTCTGAGCACCCGGGACACTCCCAGCCCCCATTGAGCCCTTTATGATGTCAGCACACGGCCCCCAGAACAAGGggtggtgctgccagtgctgtgccagtgggctggtgctggtggcactggtggagctggtgctgcgagtggagctggtgctgctggtgcaggtgctggtggagctgccagTGGAGCTGGTGCTTGTGGCAgcgctggtggagctggtgctgctggtgcaggtgctggtggagctggtgctggtggtgccggtgctgccatcgctgctggtggtggctcagcccgcaggcagctgcccgtgccctgccactCCTTGGGGTTGGCTCCTCTGTTGGCAGCCGGCACCCGGCAGTGCCCACTAAGTCCTGCCTGGCAGTGCTCCCCAGGGATGAGCGAGGGGAGGCGGTTCAGTGCCCATCCCCGCCGGGCCATGAGGAGGATCTGGCGGTGGCTGTGCGGGAGGGCCAGGAgcatgggggcaggggagggtcccGAGTCCTCCAGGAGCAGCGGTGGCCATGAGCTCCAGCCGGAGGGCCGGGACGAGCTGCACCGTGCAGCCACCAGCGGCAACTTGGCCCCAGCGCGGCCGCTGGTGGAGGAGCGCGACACCGACTGCCGGGACAAGGCCGACAGGTAACGGGGCGCAGGCAGGCGGGCGCTGCCTGGGAAGCTCCGGggctcttttcctcccctggggCTTAGCTTTGTGCCTGTGGGTGTTCGTCCTCGAGGGAGGTCACTACGGAAAGGGCGGGCAACAACAGGCCCTTCTCCTTGCCGTGAGCTGTGCCTACGACTGGCtctgctctttgtctctccaggcgCAGGCGCAGTGGCAGCGCGCGGCCTGTGGACCCCAGCAAgcgggagaagaagggagaagctgCTCCAGGCCAAGGCAAAGGGGTGTCAGCATCCAGCGCTCcccgtggggcagcagctgctgcagcgaggCGGCGTGCACCCGCCCTGCGGAGAGCAGGTAGGACTCTCGgtgtggaggagggatggggagaaggcctGTCGCCTGCCCTTCTGGCGGCTTGCCGTGGAGACGGGCCGTTTGGAAAGGATGATGTGGTGTGGCTGATGATCCAGGAAAAAGTGCACTGCCAGGCCTtgtccctggaaagcagaattctcgaGACGCTCATTCCTTCGGGGCTCATTTCTGATCACTTTGAGCCATGCCGTCATCCCCCTGGCACACGGAAAAGGCGTGTGCGCTAGAGGAGACGAATTCCCCGGCAGGAGAAGAGACGTGTCTGGAATCTGCATTTTGACAAGTCCCcctgggtttggggtgtgtgGCTGTGCTAGGATTGTCTCTGCAAGCACGATGATTGGGAAAGCACTGTAGGCATCAAGGAGCTGTGTTAGCTCACTCTGGTTTCAAAAACgtgtgtttttaatgtagatgAGCCTGCCGCCTGCTTGGAGTCGGCCGTCCGTACGTCGCCATCAGATGAAGAAGGCGTCAAGGAGAGCAagagctttgggcaggaggtatgccaaaccaaagattttcaatTCGAGTCCTCCTTTTAGGATTACGTTCCATGCTACtgcaaagcaagacttttccaGGAATAATGTCTAAGGCAGAGTTATTGAAAACTCTTTGATAATCTGCTGTCAAGCTGCTGACAGTCCTCGCCTGGTtgtatgaaatgctgctgcttcctcctggttTGAGCTGATTTCCTAAGTGCTGTCCATTTGTGTTCTTCAACTTTGAACAGGCAGAAGATGCCAGAGCCCAAATACCGACGGTGGGGTCAGAttcatccccttcccacctgagCCCTGGGAGACATCAGCCATCTGAAAGGGTCGATGGGCAAGTGTTTCTGAGAGAATGTCACCAATGCCTTCGCGTGCAAGGAAAGCTCCATGAGGACATGGCTGAGATGCGAGAAGAAAACGAGAGCTTGTCTCGGCAGCTGAGCAAAGCCGAAAGAAAAGCTGatgggctggaaaaggaagtggaGCAACTGAAAAATGCCCTCTTGGAAAAGACATCGGCTTTAGACTGGACAGAAAGAGAATTACAAGAGAGCAAGAGGCAGACACTGGACTGGTATGGTGCATGCCTTcttaaagagcagaagagagaagatgccatcaagaaggcagaagagctgcagcagcaactgGCCCAGCTCCAAAGTGAAAACGTTTTGCTGCGTCAGCAGCTGGGAGACGCGCAGAACAACAGCTGCCTGGAACAAATGGTGAGTGGTGGTGCCTCTACATGCGAGGCCGACAAGGTAGAAAAAGAGGTGAGGTGAGCGCTGACCAAGACTGACTTAAAGGAGAGCAGTTCCCAAGGCTGTCTGGCGCTTCTAAAAGTCAGCAGGTGTACGGTCCGTGCGCGGGAGTCCTTCGCTCGGCTTGGTTCTGTTTTGCGCTGGGTTTGTTGGAATCGCGGAAGGTTCTGACAAGCCTTGAGATGTTTATAGACACAGACGTACGTAGAAACGCTGAGGCCCGCGTTGGGTTTCGTTTGTGGAGCAGAACAATGGCGGGAAGGATGATACACAGAGCTGGCTCTAGGAAGCCTTGGCTCGGGTCgctggagaaagggctgcagtccAACGACAGCTCCCGCGTTGGCATCCCGTTAGATTTTAGCATTAACTTAAGGAACAAGCCAAACCCCACAAAGGCACAGTCTCGGCATCTTCCGAGGAGAACGTGCTGGGAGACAGAAATCTTCCCCAAGAGATGACATTTCTGGAGCTGTCTTCACTCGccaggggtggctggagaccaTCAGCTGTGCAGATGCCCTCTTCTGCCCGTGGATGCGATGGCTTTGCTTTGCGATGCACTTAGAAAAGTGATCTCGGCCTGTGAACTAGTAACTGGAAGTAAAACTACGCACTTgggcttcttttaatttgtactcCTGTGCCGTTGTTTCCCTAGAGAAGAGAGGCACAGCTGCAAGGAGAGCTCGctgatgctgtcagaaagcagcacacagcagaaactgCGCTGAAGGCTTTGACGAACCAGTACGGTCGCCTGAAGGCAGAGAACTCCCGCTTGCAGGAGGACCTGGACAAGGCTAAGGCCAAGGTATGCAAAGtctttgaaatgttcttttccttcagcagacaaTATCCTGGGAACAAATCCAGGAGAGATTTGTCTGCGGACGTCACGAGCGTCAGACTAGAGGGTGCTTTTAGCTCCTTTCTGCTGCCCTCTCGCCTTGCAAAGCTGATGCGGCTCTTCAGGGGGCTTGTTTCGAGGCTGAGGGGCAAAGCAGTGGCTTGGGGGCAGCATGTGGGtggggaagaacaaagcagctgtgctcttccGAGTCTCGCTTCTGTTCCCACACCGTCCAAACGTTGTGGCCGTGAGATGAAACCACAAGCCACGTGCCCCCTGATGTCTCTGGCCTTGGTTGTTCTCCCTGCAAGGTTTTTCCTCTGTCGATCTCTGCACAAAGATGGTGTCTAGTtccctggcagtggtggttggggGCAAGGAAAGTGACCTTGGTTTGCCGTTGTCTCATAAGCCAGGCTTCGCCCTCCCTCTAAGGAAGGCCTTGAAGCTCTTGTCCCTCCGCCCGCACTGTCCTCCCCAGCCATTAGCACAGGGGTGTGCGTGGGAGAAGGGACGGGGCACGACAGGAGCGTGGTGGAAGCCAAATGAAAGGCAGCGACCGCGGTGAAATGCcaaagagcatctccagaggcaCGGACGTGCTatgatgctgcaggaggagtggaGCGCCTTTGCCACGGAGCCTTTCTGGAAAGGAGGGACGGGTGGAAGCTGGAGCAGTCTTGTTGGCAAGGGCTTGAAAGGCGCACTTACTTTCAGGAATCCAAGCGCCTTTTCCCTGCGTTgaaatacaaactcagggtacTGACGGCCATGATCTCGATGCATCCGTTGGATGGAGTTTCACCGAGATTTGAGACCCCTCTGCTCAAGGCagattgtttttccccacatacaggcGTGCGAACTCTccgcacagctggagctgcagtcccaaaaatctctgcagctcgAAGCTCTAAataaggagatgggacagacgGTGACAAGTCTGTCAGCTCGCTTGGCGACTCCTGGCGCGGGTCACACCACAACAGCGCCGGAAGAGAAGCAATATCTGAGTCTACGTTTGGAGGTCAGTTCATGTTCCATTTGTATCTGTGGTCGGCGTTGCGTCCATTTGTGGCTGCGGTCACGACTTTTAGGTGTTTTGTCTCGGGCACGTGGTTCTCTTTGTTAGTGCTGTGGGTTTGGCTTTCCCATAGGGAAGCCGGGGAGCTGCAAAAGGCTGCGCCAGAGTCTGTGTGTCGTGTGTCGTGGCACCAGTGCGCGTGAAAAACACGCAGCCGTTTTGCTGCTCCTCGTGCAGACAGCGTTTAGGCtgtttaagagcttttctgtaaaagcgGCGGAAAGAGCAGGTTTGTTGAGAGGGGTGGGCATTGTctctgtcttcctgtttcttgaagtTGCATCTTCTCTTGTAGGTACAGGCAGCCGCTGAAGCCAGAGTAGAAGAGATCAAGACCGCTGTCGCCTCTTGGAGAAACAACCTGGAGCAGATCATTAGAGCTCAGGCTCTcgagctggagagagcaaaggacaagcaggagtcgaccgccctgctcctggcctgtgcacaggcagaattAAAGAGCTCTGACAAGCGTTTCTTGGTGATGGAGGACATCGCAAGAGTTCTCAGAATCAAATTAAATAAGTAAGTCCcaacgttttctttttttccccacgtagTACAATAGGACCCTTTTCATCGTGGCTTTCCCAACCCACGTCCCTTTCTTGGATCTGGTCAGCATGATGTGCGCACTTCTCCAGAGCCCGCCGTGGGCTCTCCCATGGCAGAggcctggttttgtttctcttgacgGACCCTGAAGTAACCAAGCTGACCAGGCCTGTCCGGAGGGTGTTCTagttagttttcttttaacagttttctgtagCCACCTCCCCTTCCTACACGTACGGTGCAAAAGAggagctcccttccccttctgctgttaccctccagctgaggagagacacacggggaaaggcagaggggacagaagaggagcctgtgaggcaaaaataatctatttgctgTCCGTTATAACGGTGCAGTGTGTGTTTactgtgggaggagggaaagagccccGAGTCCTTACTACCTTCTGGGAAAGGTCTGACAAAGACCTAACACAGACTGCTTGGAAGCCCGAGCAGCAGCACGTGTGGGTGGCTCGGAAGTCTGTGTTCCTCAGCCCAACAGTGCAGTGTCACACCTGGGGAACCACTTGGTGCCACTATGAGCAACAGCCGTTCTTGCACGCTCCTGCATTTCTCACAGGGCTAATGAGAGGCTAGCAGAAGCCAGGAGGAGCAACGGCAGTCAGAAAGCGGAGTGTGAGCAAGACCAGGGGACCAGGGGACCGAGCGTAAACCCATCGGGCTCAGGTAAGCAGCTCCAGGTGTGATTCTTCAGCGCTCGGGTGGGTTAGGGATTACGGTTGGGTTTTGCTTGGGATACTGAAAGAGCGgaagccttttccatgtaattcctGGTGACGTGgaaccaggagagagaagttgCTTGCTTATCCCGCCGAGCATAAAGCAGGTCTTGTTAGGTGGAAACCCAAAACAGGGAGCGGGctctccagagaagaatttcatAACAATGGTTCCTCTGGAGTTTCTTTTGCGGGCTTTAGAAAGCTAGTTGCCTGATGGTCAGGCatggaaaatcttatttcctcCGTTGCGTGTgtccctttcattctttctggtttcctctgtgGGCTTAAATCTCTCCAGACCTTCACAGCGTCCTGTCGCAGTTGATAGTTGTCCATTGACTTTGTGGGCTCGCTCTGCTCTAGAACTAACATTggatcttgctttctctctcccagccaccagcGAACGTAAAACCAGATCTGGTGGGGATTGTCCCCAGACATCTGCTCTTCCGCCAAATGTCAGCGAAGCCTGGGATATCCCTTCTGGGGCAACTCCGCCCGACAGCGACATTTTgacggagagttattaaagtgatagcgacattttgacggagagttattaaagtgatagcgacattttgacggagagttattaaagtggtggaaaacactcaggaaagttgGTGAAAATTCTTTGCCTACCCCGTTCTGGAGAGTGAAAGCAGCCATGGAGGCCTGTAGAAAAAAGGGTTCTGCCACAGGCGGCGCCCGGAACAGCCGCCTCTCCAGGAATGGCTTTGGCAGCTCCGTCGCCCGTGGAGCCCTTGCGGGTGAGCGGTGCGGAGGAGCCCTGGAGTGCAGCTCTGTCGACCTTGCTCCCGCCTCCGGTCAGTGGCCTTGTGCGAAGCTCTGCAGGCTCGGGTGAGCCTGACTGCCAAAGCTGCAGCGAGGAGGTGCCAGCTGCGACAGGGAGGGGACggctcagggctgtgcccacCGCCTGtgacagggctctgctcccctcccgctAGTGCAGGTACCActggggcaggaggcaaggcGTGATGGGTGCCCCAGCTGCCAAGATATGCAATTGGAACATGTGGAGAAATGACTAAATGGGGGAGCACGGAGATAGATACAAATACGTCCTCTTTAGAAATGACACCCAGGGACAGGATGTTTAATCCGTACCTCCTGCTCTCTAGGTCTACGGAGCTGCCggctggaagggagcagatgTTAACCCCGACTAGGAGAGGCCCCGCACCACAAGGGCCGGGGGAATACACCGGTGTTCCCCGTGCACAGTCTCCCCTCCCTCGGGCAGAGGGAAAGGACCGCGGGCTCCCTGTGGCACCCGAGGGGCCGTCCAGCCCCACCTCAGGGTGTCCCATTCTCACAGGGTGTGTGTTTCAGGGCATCTCCGGAGCCCTGGATGTGCCTTTCTGGTGACCCACCCCTGCACCCTTCCAGAGACCCCTGACAAGCTCAGCCCTGAGGCGTGGCTTTCTGgaagcaggagggcaggcccaGCCCCAAGTCCCGAGGAAAAACTGAACAAGGCCACGGCTTTGACCTGGCTGCAAAGGAGCTAGAGGGAGCACTGAAAACGTACCAAACGTCCCTGGAGAAAAGCATTAGCCAGGATCCCTGTCTGATCCCATCTCGCAGCGGGTCTTCTGAGAACCTCCAGACCACTCTCCTTCCTCGGCACAGCAGGATGTTGATGTTCTTGAATAAAAGGGCCGAGTCGTTGCCTTCGGTCAAGGGCTGCACAGGGACTTTGATGGCCACTGAAAGGGAATGCAAGGGCTCAAACAAACGAATTTCTGACAGTTATGAAGAGTAAACTGTGAtggatgtatgaaagctttgcttgtgtttttctgtatttgtttctcaaggactcctgactcctgaACTTTTTCCTGAGGTCCCTCTGTCTGTTTAGGATAGATTGAAAAGCTGGACTCCTTCGTGCACCTTAGGGGCACCCTGGTCACCACGATGTGCTGTTGGGGACAGCCCGGACCGCTCAGTGGGGCACCCACAACCCCCTGGATGTGTCTTTCTGTGCACCCCAAGAcatgctgggggctctggggggatCCTcgaatcacagaacggtttggaatggacttttaaaggtcacttaatccaacccctctgcaatgagctgggacatcttcaactcaatcaggttgctcagagccccgtccagcctgaccttgactgtttccagggacggggcatccacggcctctccgggcaacctgtgccagtggttcactaccctcatcataaagaatttcttccttctatctagtctgaatctaccctcctttcgtttaaaaccattaccccttgtgcgattgctacaggccctgctaaaatgtttgtccccatctttcttacaagcccccataagtattgaaaggctgcaataaggtctccccggcgCCTCCTCCAGGTGCCCACAGCCCGTGTCAGAGCTGTCTCCTCCCACCCACTGCCCTCTCCCCAGCGAGACCCAAAGAGTCACAGACAAGCAACACTGAACCTCACCTGAGCAGACACAAACATGGTGTCTTCCTTGACAGAGACACAAGATTAGGAGACTGGCAGGGTGAAAAAAGtcaagttgaaaataaaaaacccctcaaagATAACTTAAGTTTCAGGAGTCCTTGCTGAAAAGTCACACCAGTGGAGAATCTCCAGCTGCAGGGGACCATCTGCCTTGGGCAAAGcttatttgaaattgttttgaGATGGGTTTTGTACAGAGGAGCCCGAGTGGAGAACAAGATGACAGATTCCAAGCGAGTATCTTTAACTGTGCTGTCAGCACAGCTGCAAAAGAGCAGGgcagattggaaaaaaaattttgttgtaATTGTGGTTGGAGCCAAGTAGGTTTTGAATAAACCTCATCTTACGTGTGCGCAGATCCCGTCACTCTCCTCAGAGATCCGCTGTTCCCTCCCGGGGCAGACCTGCTCTCTTCCCTTGGGGACCGCTCTTATCCCCACTGTGGCCCTCTGTGCCCGATcaggtcccctccagcccccaccagGCATGCTCAGACGCCCTCCAGGCCAATGCATTTTTTCTGAGCACCTCTCCCCTTCCGAGCACTGCCATCTCCTTGGTTCCCCCTCGTGCAAACTGTGATTCCGATTCATCCCCTGCCCTCCTGAGTAGGCACAGACCTTCCAATCCCACTCGTGCGGTCAgacccctcctcttccccacagctcacactCTGagcctttctgcttccctctctgcATGCACAGATCCCTGCTACACCCCTTTTCCGCATGAGCTGACTCCTTCCACCCCCTCCCAAGCATCCTCACAGAGCCTCCAGCACTGTCAGGGAGCACTCAAGACCCACCCTCTCTCCTTCTCCGCATGCTcagctcccctcccttctcctgctcctATTCCATTTCCCTCgtcccctccatctcccttcaTCTGCCTcctggcccctctgcccaccatCCCCGCTCTCAGAgcccctcctttccctcccccaaTCCTCCTTCTCCACACCTTCTCATCCCCTCCCTCAGTGCTCAGACACCCCGcgctcccctccccaggcttGCACAAAGCAAAATGCAGGGGTAAGGGCGTGCAAAAAGAGGAATGACCGGCCTCTGAGCACAGATCGAGGGGAATGGAGGAAAGCAGGCACGTGGTGAAAGGGAACTTCTCCgagttttatttacaaaactggTAGTTTTGGACTGGACCAGGAATTAGGGTTCAGGGGAAGATACGCTTCACCCCACCCCTCTTCCATTTTCCTGAGTTTATCTACAAATTCCAGCCTCCGTGTGGgatctcacacacacatacacacacatttacagttgggtaaattgaaaataaagctgTTGAATACTACAGCTGAACCAGAAATTACCAACTCAGTCAATGTGGCAATTCTCCCCTGCAGTCCTCGTCATCCCCCAGCAAGAGAAGCCCAAAACCCTGCAGTCCAGCTAACATTTTACAAACACCCTTCCCCTTTAGAAGTTCTCGGAGCTGATGCTCTgactctcctcctgcagctgggaggCTGTGGTGTCTCCAGGCGAAGCTACATTTAAGTAGCCGATCTCAGAAGGTTGAGAGGGGGATAAGCAGGAGGAGGAGTCTTGGCTTTCAGCTCCTCCTGCAGGCTTCGTGTCTTGCGCGGCCTTCGGGGGGCTGAGCGAGTCTGGCGGTTCTCGTGATGGGAAGCTGAAAACAAATTTCCTCTCTCGAGTCATTCTGCAAACTCTACCTGACCCTCCACCACCTGCACGGCCCCAACGTCCCTCCCAGCATCCCTGGCAGGCAGCGCAGGGATAAGGCTCCAATACGCTTCCACCAGCCAAGGAGCTGATGGCcctcacccaccccagcaccccccagaccGGCCAGCACCCTCCACAGCACCCCAAGGCTGTCACCAAGCCTGCCACGCGCACAGACCAGAGGCGCAGAGTGTCTCTGCCTTCCCCTCGCCCCTTTGGCACAGATCACGGTGCTCCTGGCTTACACCAGCGGAGGAGCAGCTCAGGCTCCCTCCTGAGCACAGCCTGCGACGTCGGTCACACCGCGCCAGGCAGCACTGGCCCTCGAAGTCTCATCACCTCCTGTGTAAAGACACTCCTCCAAAACCACTGGGCACCAAGATGATTTCTAAACCCACAGCGTTCCCCCACATATTTTGAAGAGTTTACTTCTCCATCCCACTAGTTCCAGAGtctttttaataccattttcCTATAATTtgaccaaaaccaaaccaagagagaagaaagaccCTTGGAGGTGAAAGCACAGGGGGGAGCAGCCAAAGTGCTCAACCTCTCCCTCACCACATGCAGAGAGGCATTCCCTGCCTCCTCCGTTTGCCCCACGGTACCTGCTACGGGCAGATGGCAACACCTTACTCTGGAGCTGGCGTTCAGAGAAGTTCACGCTCTTCAAGCCctggaaggaggaacagagacttTCAAAGGAGGAGGTGCGTGTCAGACCCCGAATTTCAACGTACAGTCTTGGTCTTTACAGTTCCCCCGGCTCCACTGACAGTTCTCCCCATGAACTCCAGCCCCACTGAGGTTCTAAATCACAGCTTTGTCCTTTGGGTCTGAATGTAAACTGAAAAACCCCACCGAACTAGCCCAGgtgaaacaaacagaaagaaataaaacagagtgGAACACACAAACAGCTCTTTCTGCCAGGCCCCAAACGGCGCTTTCACCCTTAAGAGCTCATTTCCAACCAAACTGGGTTCCCTCCAAATTTCAAAATGTACCAACAAACTTCCAAATCCACCTCTTTTATTTGAGGAGCTGTCGGAACACAATCTTGGACTTTCCTggattttccttcatttcttccccCAGAGTTCTTCATCAACTTGGTCAATCCCAACCCGAGGTTTTGGGGAAGGCAGATCTCCATTCAGTGCAATTTAGTCGACATTATCCGTCAGCTTGCTCTGACCTTTTTTGGCTGACAGAAGTAACTTGCCCAAGCACACTGCTCTGTGCTACTTCTCCTAATTTTAAAGCGAACTTAAAACTCAGGTCTTTTAACACCTCTCAAATCTGCAAAAGAGCCAAAGTGCAATTTCTGTCCTTGTGTCACAGGATCTCATCAGACAGCAGCTCGGGGGTGGAGCAGTGTGCCAAGGGCACCgagctgcagctccccagagTCCCTCCTCACCCATAAAGCCGTCGCACTCGGGGTGTTTGCTGCCCCTTTCCATCCCAACCCAAGGATCGATTCAGCTCTTCTCCGGCACCCTCAGCTGCAGCTACAAACACCACCCCGCGCTCGCAGGAGACATCAGCTCCTGCAAGCTGTCTGCTGAGCCCGAGCCCTCTCAGAGCCTCACCTCCGTGCTGGGAGCGTGGATGCTCCTCGGCGTGCGCGGCGAGGTGGGCACGTGGCCGGGGAGCTGGAGTTTGCTCTCGTGTAGCCGCACGCTCTGCTCATCCACGATCTTCGCTCTGAGCACGTTACACAGACAAAGCACAAGTTATTTTCCTTCCAGCCACGCTACGTTCTCAAAggagcattttccttttcagctgcagTGGCCATCAAAGTCCCTGTGCAGCCCTTGACCGAAGGCAACGACTCGGCCCTTTTATTCAAGAACATCAACATCCTGCTGTGCCGAGGAAGGAGAGTGGTCTGGAGGTTCTCAGAAGACCCGCTGCGAGATGGGATCAGACAGGGATCCTGGCTAATGCTTTTCTCCAGGGACGTTTGGTACGTTTTCAGTGCTCCCTCTAGCTCCTTTGCAGCCAGGTCAAAGCCGTGGCCTTGTTCAGTTTTTCCTCGGGACTTGGGGCtgggcctgccctcctgcttcCAGAAAGCCACGCCTCAGGGCTGAGCTTGTCAGGGGTCTCTGGAAGGGTGCAGGGGTGGGTCACCAGAAAGGCACATCCAGGGCTCCGGAGATGCCCTGAAACACACACCCTGTGAGAATGGGACACCCTGAGGTGGGGCCGGACGGCCCCTCGGGTGCCACAGGGAGCCCGCGGTCCTTTCCCTCTGCCCGAGGGAGGGGAGACTGTGCACGGGGAACACCGGTGTATTCCCCCGGCCCTTGTGGTGCGGGGCCTCTCCTAGTCGGGGTTAAcatctgctcccttccagccGGCAGCTCCGTAGACCTAGAGAGCAGGAGGTACGGATTAAACATCCTGTCCCTGGGTGTCATTTCTAAAGAGGACGTATTTGTATCTATCTCCGTGCTCCCCCATTTAGTCATTTCTCCACATGTTCCAATTGCATATCTTGGCAGCTGGGGCACCCATCACgccttgcctcctgccccagTGGTACCTGCACTagcgggaggggagcagagccctgtcaCAGGCGgtgggcacagccctgagccGTCCCCTCCCTGTCGCAGCTGGCACCTCCTCGCTGCAGCTTTGGCAGTCAGGCTCACCCGAGCCTGCAGAGCTTCGCACAAGGCCACTGACCGGAGGCGGGAGCAAGGTCGACAGAGCTGCACTCCAGGGCTCCTCCGCACCGCTCACCCGCAAGGGCTCCACGGGCGACGGAGCTGCCAAAGCCATTCCTGGAGAGGCGGCTGTTCCGGGCGCCGCCTGTGGCAGAACCCTTTTTTCTACAGGCCTCCATGGCTGCTTTCACTCTCCAGAACGGGGTAGGCAAAGAATATTCACcaactttcctgagtgttttctaccactttaataactctccgtcaaaatgtcgctatcactttaataactctccgtcAAAATGTCGCTGTCGGGCGGAGTTGCCCCAGAAGGGATATCCCAGGCTTCGCTGACATTTGGCGGAAGAGCAGATGTCTGGGGACAATCCCCACCAGATCTGGTTTTACGTTCgctggtggctgggagagagaaagcaagatccAATGTTAGTTCTAGAGCAGAGCGAGCCCACAAAGTCAATGGACAACTATCAACTGCGACAGGACGCTGTGAAGGTCTGGAGAGATTTAAGCCcacagaggaaaccagaaagaatgaaagggacACACGCAACGgaggaaataagattttccatGCCTGACCATCAGGCAACTAGCTTTCTAAAGCCCGCGAAAGAAACTCCAGAGGAACCATTGTTatgaaattcttctctggagagCCCACTCCCTGTTTTGGGTTTCCACCTAACAAGACCTGCTTTATGCTCGGCGGGATAAGCAAGcaacttctctctcctggttcCACGT
Coding sequences within it:
- the LOC141954121 gene encoding uncharacterized protein LOC141954121 gives rise to the protein MSEGRRFSAHPRRAMRRIWRWLCGRARSMGAGEGPESSRSSGGHELQPEGRDELHRAATSGNLAPARPLVEERDTDCRDKADRRRRSGSARPVDPSKREKKGEAAPGQGKGVSASSAPRGAAAAAARRRAPALRRADEPAACLESAVRTSPSDEEGVKESKSFGQEAEDARAQIPTVGSDSSPSHLSPGRHQPSERVDGQVFLRECHQCLRVQGKLHEDMAEMREENESLSRQLSKAERKADGLEKEVEQLKNALLEKTSALDWTERELQESKRQTLDWYGACLLKEQKREDAIKKAEELQQQLAQLQSENVLLRQQLGDAQNNSCLEQMRREAQLQGELADAVRKQHTAETALKALTNQYGRLKAENSRLQEDLDKAKAKACELSAQLELQSQKSLQLEALNKEMGQTVTSLSARLATPGAGHTTTAPEEKQYLSLRLEVQAAAEARVEEIKTAVASWRNNLEQIIRAQALELERAKDKQESTALLLACAQAELKSSDKRFLVMEDIARVLRIKLNKANERLAEARRSNGSQKAECEQDQGTRGPSVNPSGSATSERKTRSGGDCPQTSALPPNVSEAWDIPSGATPPDSDILTESY